The Equus caballus isolate H_3958 breed thoroughbred chromosome 22, TB-T2T, whole genome shotgun sequence genome window below encodes:
- the FAM110A gene encoding protein FAM110A, with amino-acid sequence MPVDTLTPGARDAPAPPFRLRTKVPGYLLRRPADGGVRKPSAVERLEADKAKYVKSLHVANTRQEPVQPLLSKQPLFSPGTRRTVLTPSRRALPGPGRRPQLDLDILSSLINLCDSPVSPAEASRTPGRAEGARHAPVATPPRPPPSTAAVRRVDVRPLPASPARPCPSPGTPAASSPARPPGLQRSKSDLSERFSRAAADLERFFNFCGLDPEEARGLGVAHLARASSDIVSLAGPSAGPGSSEEGCSRRSSATVEERARERVPYGVSVVERNARVIKWLYGLRQARETPAAEG; translated from the coding sequence ATGCCTGTGGACACGCTGACTCCCGGAGCCCGGGACGCCCCCGCCCCACCTTTCCGCCTGCGGACCAAGGTTCCCGGCTACCTGCTACGGCGGCCAGCAGACGGTGGAGTCCGGAAACCTAGTGCCGTGGAGCGCCTGGAGGCCGACAAGGCCAAGTATGTCAAGAGCCTGCATGTGGCCAACACGCGTCAGGAACCTGTGCAGCCCCTGCTGTCCAAACAGCCACTCTTCAGCCCCGGGACTCGCCGCACAGTGCTTACACCTAGCCGCCgagccctgcctggccctggccGCCGGCCCCAGCTGGACCTGGACATCCTTAGCAGCCTCATAAACTTGTGTGATAGTCCCGTGTCCCCTGCCGAGGCCAGCCGTACCCCCGGACGGGCAGAGGGGGCCCGCCACGCGCCTGTGGCCACCCCGCCACGTCCGCCGCCCAGTACGGCTGCGGTCCGCCGAGTGGATGTCCGTCCGCTGCCGGCCTCACCTGCCCGGCCCTGCCCATCGCCAGGCACTCCTGCCGCCTCCAGCCCAGCTCGGCCCCCAGGTTTGCAACGCTCCAAGTCGGACCTGAGTGAGCGCTTCTCGAGGGCAGCAGCTGACCTTGAGCGATTTTTTAACTTCTGCGGCCTGGACCCTGAGGAGGCACGGGGGTTGGGTGTGGCCCACCTGGCCCGGGCCAGCTCGGACATCGTGTCCCTGGCCGGGCCCAGCGCTGGGCCGGGCAGCTCCGAGGAGGGCTGCTCCCGCCGCAGCTCCGCCACGGTGGAGGAGCGCGCCCGCGAGCGCGTCCCCTACGGCGTGTCGGTGGTAGAGCGCAACGCCCGCGTGATCAAGTGGCTGTACGGGTTGCGGCAAGCGCGGGAGACCCCAGCGGCTGAGGGCTAG